Genomic segment of Malania oleifera isolate guangnan ecotype guangnan chromosome 7, ASM2987363v1, whole genome shotgun sequence:
catcctccctctctctctctctctctctctctctctctctctctctctctctctctctctctctctctctctccctccctccctccatGGACTTGATGATCGCTCTCCAATCTCTCCTCTTCATCCTCCTCTTCGTTTATGTGTGCCTTTATTTGCAGCAACCACAGCAAACCAATGGCTTCTCGGTCTACCCTATCCTCGGAACCGCACCGGAATTCATCAAAAACTACCACCGGTACCTCGAGTGGACCACCGACGTGCTCCGCCGCTGCCCTACGAACACCTCCGTCTTCCGCCACCCCACCACCATCCACGGCGTCCTCACCGCCAACCCCGCAAACGTCGAGCACGTCCTCAAATCCAACTTCCTCAATTACCCCAAAGGCGACGAGTTCAGATACATCCTCCACGATTTCCTCGGCCGCGGAATCTTCAACTCCGATGGCGACCTCTGGAAGATCCAGCGCAAGACGGCCAGTTTCAAGTTCAATAAAAGATCTATGCGCAACTTCGTCTCCAATATCGTAGCGGTCGAGATCACGACCCGGTTGATCCCGGTACTCAGAAAAGCATCCGAAACGGACCGGGTCTTGGATCTACAAGACACCCTGGAGCGGTTCGCGTTCGATAACGTGTGTATGATCGCTTTTAAAGTCAACCCAGGCTGTCTCGGCGAAGGCGATGGGGCCGTCGTCGGCGGCGAGTTCATTCGAGCTTTCGAAAACGCCGCCGCCATCAGCTTAGGGAGATTCATGCATGCTTTCCAATTTGTATGGAAAATCAAGAAGTTCTTCAACGTAGGATCTGAGAGGAGGCTGAAAGAATCAATTAAAACCATTCATGAATTCGCAGACAAAGTCGTCGACTTAAGATTATCAAAACGAAACGCAGATGACGAGGATGATTTATTATCCCATTTTGTTGGAATGCACGGTGAGAATTTAAACTCATCGAAGGAGTTTCTCCGCGACGTCATTGTAAGTTTTATTCTCGCCGGTAGGGACACAACGTCGTCTGCTCTCACTTGGTTCTTCTTCCTCGTGTCAACAACACCCAATGTGGAGCGAAAAATCCTACAAGAGCTTGAAACCGTACGTGTCCGCCTTGGCAAGCGCGTAGGCGACACGTACGATTTCGAAGCGCTGCAGGAGATGAATTATTTGCAAGCAGCATTATCGGAAGCGATGCGACTGTACCCGCCGGTTCCGACCGACACGAAGGTGTGCCAGAACGACGACGTTTTGCCGGACGGGACTTTCGTGGCGAAAGGGTGGTTTATGACGTACAGCGCATATGCCATGGGGAGAATGGAAAGCATATGGGGGGAGGACTGCGGCGAGTTTCGGCCAGAGAGGTGGCTGGATGAGGGCGGAATGTGGCGGCAGCCGGCAAGCCCGTTTAGGTTTCCGGTGTTTCACGGGGGGCCGAGGATTTGTCTCGGGAGAGAGATGGCGTATTTGCAGATGAAGTGCATAGCGGCATGCGTGATCGAGGGTTTTAAGATGCACGTGGAGGGGATGGACAAGAACGGGAAGCGTCCTGGGTACTCGCTGTCTTTGACTCTAAGGATGAAAGGTGGGTTGCCGATGAGGGTTAGCCAAAGGTGTGGCTGAAATTAGCACTCAATTAACCA
This window contains:
- the LOC131159703 gene encoding cytochrome P450 CYP94D108-like, with the translated sequence MTMLQPQFTSEAPSSLSLSLSLSLSLSLSLSLSLSLSLPPSMDLMIALQSLLFILLFVYVCLYLQQPQQTNGFSVYPILGTAPEFIKNYHRYLEWTTDVLRRCPTNTSVFRHPTTIHGVLTANPANVEHVLKSNFLNYPKGDEFRYILHDFLGRGIFNSDGDLWKIQRKTASFKFNKRSMRNFVSNIVAVEITTRLIPVLRKASETDRVLDLQDTLERFAFDNVCMIAFKVNPGCLGEGDGAVVGGEFIRAFENAAAISLGRFMHAFQFVWKIKKFFNVGSERRLKESIKTIHEFADKVVDLRLSKRNADDEDDLLSHFVGMHGENLNSSKEFLRDVIVSFILAGRDTTSSALTWFFFLVSTTPNVERKILQELETVRVRLGKRVGDTYDFEALQEMNYLQAALSEAMRLYPPVPTDTKVCQNDDVLPDGTFVAKGWFMTYSAYAMGRMESIWGEDCGEFRPERWLDEGGMWRQPASPFRFPVFHGGPRICLGREMAYLQMKCIAACVIEGFKMHVEGMDKNGKRPGYSLSLTLRMKGGLPMRVSQRCG